The Fulvia fulva chromosome 1, complete sequence region ACACGAGTGCACGTGCCATAGTTATGAAGATCATCTTGACATTCTCCTTCATCTTGAGTCTTTCACCCTCCAAAACTACTTTCACATGCATCTTTGGTCATTACGCTCCACTACTCTACCTTCCGTATCTCCTCACTGTTCCCCTCAACGCGCGTGACAGCACCCTTCTCAGGCTCACCAATTTCCCGCTCAGCATTACTACCACTCTCATCATCCTTCGTAGCAGTTTCCACCGCCAATGTTGAGTCCTTCAGCATATCAATCGGCTCTCTATAAGCCGGGATGAAGTTCACCGCGAAGCAATAGCTCCATGCCAGCGCGAAGAAAGCCAATGGCACAGACATAGCCGCTGCTGTGTTGGATGCATCTGCAGCTCCTCCGAGTGCAGGAGGCACCACAGCTCCACCACTAACACCGGCAACGATGAACCCGGAGCCACGCTTGGAGTGCTTGCCCAGTCCTCGCATGCCCAGTGCTACGATTGTTGGGAAGCAGATACTTTCGAAGAAGAGCGTCAAGTACAGCATCGCGATGCCGGCGTTGTTGTGCAGACCGATCGCGGGCGAGATGAAGACGATGCATCTGGTGGTCTGTTAGCAGTCCGCCGAGCAGAACGTCAGAAAGGTACCTACAAGCTCAGGTACACCAAGAATACCCATCTTGGCCGGCAGTACTTCATGATGGCAACTCCAGCGAAGCGCCCCAAGGCAAAAGCACCCTGCGCACCCGCCAGAAGCTGGGCGCCCACTGCACTAGTCTTTCCAGTCTCAGTGGCGAAGTTGATGAAGTATGATGCGATGGCAACTTGTGCTCCGGTATAGCAGAATCTGCAGATTGTCAGCATGGATCTTCCATCTCTTCTTGATCGACTCACTGAGCAAAAGCCGCATGAAACAATCGATACTGCTTCCAAAAGCTCTGGTCACTAGCAGCATTCGCTTCCTCATCCTGAAACTCCATATCCGCATCCGTAATCTCAGGTATCGGCGAACTGTCAATCATGTCAGCATGATCCAACCCCTCACACCACCCAGGATAGCAACTCACAAATAAAACACCACCGCCAACAAAAACACAAAACACGCAATCGCCAAATAAACCCACTGCACATTCCTCAAACTCTCCGTACTATCCCCCGTATCCTTAAAAAACACATAACTCCCCAACACCGGCGCAATAACCGTGCCAATCCCATTAAACGCCTGCGCAGCATTTATCCGCATCTCAGCATACCTCGGCGGCCCACAAATCGTAATGTACGGATTCGCCGCCGTCTCCAGAGCCCCCAACCCATTTCCAATAATGAAGATCGCAGCGCAAAAGCCGCCGAAGGAGCGGTACA contains the following coding sequences:
- a CDS encoding L-fucose-proton symporter; translated protein: MAIFKKMSLKTGNTTRTQASKLTLRQSIYPLCLVTILFFLWGFSYGLLDTLNKHFQNTLGITRARSSGLQAAYFGAYPLASLGHANWLLRHYGFKAVFIWGLCLYGVGALVAWPCILYRSFGGFCAAIFIIGNGLGALETAANPYITICGPPRYAEMRINAAQAFNGIGTVIAPVLGSYVFFKDTGDSTESLRNVQWVYLAIACFVFLLAVVFYFSPIPEITDADMEFQDEEANAASDQSFWKQYRLFHAAFAQFCYTGAQVAIASYFINFATETGKTSAVGAQLLAGAQGAFALGRFAGVAIMKYCRPRWVFLVYLSLCIVFISPAIGLHNNAGIAMLYLTLFFESICFPTIVALGMRGLGKHSKRGSGFIVAGVSGGAVVPPALGGAADASNTAAAMSVPLAFFALAWSYCFAVNFIPAYREPIDMLKDSTLAVETATKDDESGSNAEREIGEPEKGAVTRVEGNSEEIRKVE